A portion of the Doryrhamphus excisus isolate RoL2022-K1 chromosome 20, RoL_Dexc_1.0, whole genome shotgun sequence genome contains these proteins:
- the rgs17 gene encoding regulator of G-protein signaling 17, translating to MPRSVSGVEMRKRQAAHIEVPPEVPGQPRPNTCCLCWCGCCKCLWNEDRMERSERQTCTKLDSIEAAEEQNPNLDEVLSWARSFEMMLRSLEGREIFREFLRSEYSEDNLLFWLACEELKKETDPSAVEEKARIIYEDYVSILSPKEVSLDSRVREGINQTLAEPSSLMYEEAQLQIYTLMHRDSFPRFLNSSVYRDLLASRRRACLDT from the exons ATG CCCAGGAGTGTGAGTGGTGTGGAGATGAGAAAAAGGCAGGCGGCGCACATCGAGGTCCCACCCGAGGTCCCCGGACAGCCCCGACCCAACACCTGCTGCCTCTGCTGGTGCGGCTGCTGCAAATGTCTCTG GAATGAAGACAGGATGGAGAGAAGTGAACGGCAGACATGCACCAAGTTGGACAGTATTGAAGCTGCAGAAGAACA GAACCCCAACCTGGACGAGGTGCTGTCGTGGGCACGGAGTTTCGAGATGATGCTGCGCTCGCTCGAAGGCCGGGAGATCTTCCGGGAGTTCCTGAGATCGGAGTACAGCGAGGACAACCTCCTTTTCTGGTTGGCCTGCGAAGAGCTGAAGAAAGAGACCGACCCCTCAGCCGTGGAAGAAAAGGCCAGGATCATATACGAAGATTACGTATCCATACTGTCACCTAAAGAG GTGAGTCTGGACTCACGGGTGCGAGAAGGCATCAACCAGACCCTGGCCGAGCCCAGCAGCCTGATGTACGAGGAGGCGCAGCTCCAAATCTACACACTGATGCACCGAGACTCCTTCCCCCGTTTCCTCAACTCCTCCGTTTACAGAGACCTCCTCGCCAGCAGGAGGCGCGCCTGCCTCGATACCTAA